From the genome of Callithrix jacchus isolate 240 chromosome 7, calJac240_pri, whole genome shotgun sequence, one region includes:
- the ESPN gene encoding espin isoform X11 — MALEQALQAARQGELDVLRSLHAAGLLGPSLRDPLDALPVHHAARAGKLHCLRFLVEEAALPAAARARNGATPAHDAAATGHLACLQWLLSQGGCRVQDKDNSGATVLHLAARFGHPEVVNWLLHHGGGDPTAATDMGALPIHYAAAKGDFPSLRLLIGHYPEGVNAQTKNGATPLYLACQEGHLEVTQYLVQECGADPHARAHDGMTPLHAAAQMGHSPVIVWLVSCTDVSLSEQDKDGATAMHFAASRGHTKVLSWLLLHGGEISADLWGGTPLHDAAENGELECCQILVVNGAELDVRDRDGYTAADLSDFNGHSHCTRYLRTVENLSVEHRVLSRDPSAELEVKQLDSGMSSPNTTVSVQPLNFDLSSPASTLSNYDSCSSSHSSIKGQCPPRRLSSARAADIQSYMDMLNPELGLPRGTTGKPTPPPPPPSFPPPPPPPGTQLPPPPPGYPAPKPPVGPQAADIYMQTKIKLRHVETEALKKEPSSCDGHDGLRRQDSGRKPRAFSKQPSTGDYYRQLGRGPGETLAARPGMAHSEEVRARQPAPVGCRRPGPAARGSLEGPSAPPQAALLPGNHVPNGCAADPKASRELPPPPPPPPPPLPEAASSLPPAPPLPLEGAGPGCGQRRSSSSTGKVRVLRHRKSTKSFNMMSPTGDNSELLAEIKAGKSLKPTPQSKGLTTVFSGSGQPASQPDSTLPPVSPTPSPARSPTPPAAGFQPLLNGSLVPVPPATPAPGVQLDVEALIPTHDEQGRPIPEWKRQVMVRKLQLKMQEEEEQRRKEEEEEARLASMPAWRRDLLRKKLEEEREQKRKEEERQKQEEMQREKEQSEKLRTLGYDESKLAPWQRQVILKKGDIAKY, encoded by the exons ATGGCCCTGGAGCAGGCGCTGCAGGCGGCGCGGCAGGGCGAGCTGGACGTGCTGAGGTCGCTACACGCCGCCGGCCTGCTGGGGCCCTCGCTGCGGGACCCGCTGGACGCGCTGCCCGTGCATCACGCGGCCCGCGCCGGGAAGCTGCACTGTCTGCGCTTCCTGGTGGAGGAGGCCGCCCTCCCCGCCGCGGCCCGCGCCCGCAACGGCGCCACACCGGCCCACGACGCCGCCGCCACCGGCCACCTCGCCTGCCTGCAGTGGCTGCTGTCTCAGGGAGGCTGCAGAGTGCAG GACAAAGACAATTCTGGCGCCACAGTCTTGCATCTGGCTGCCCGCTTTGGCCACCCCGAGGTGGTGAACTGGCTGCTGCATCATGGCGGTGGGGACCCCACCGCAGCCACAGACATGGGCGCCCTGCCTATCCACTACGCTGCCGCCAAAGGAGACTTCCCCTCCCTGAGGCTTCTCATCGGGCACTACCCTGA AGGAGTGAATGCCCAAACCAAGAACGGTGCCACGCCCCTGTACCTGGCGTGCCAGGAGGGCCACCTGGAGGTGACGCAGTACCTGGTGCAGGAGTGCGGCGCGGACCCGCACGCGCGCGCCCACGATGGCATGACCCCGCTGCATGCCGCGGCGCAGATGGGCCACAGCCCGGTCATCGTGTGGCTG GTGAGCTGCACCGACGTGAGCCTGTCAGAGCAGGACAAAGACGGCGCCACCGCCATGCACTTCGCGGCGAGCCGCGGTCACACCAAGGTGCTCAGCTGGCTACTGCTGCACGGCGGGGAGATCTCGGCCGACCTTTGGGGCGGGACCCCTCTGCACGACGCCGCTGAGAACGGGGAGCTGGAG TGCTGCCAGATCCTGGTAGTGAACGGCGCGGAGCTGGACGTCCGCGACCGCGACGGGTACACGGCCGCCGACCTGTCGGACTTCAACGGCCACAGCCACTGCACCCGCTACCTGCGCACGGTGGAGAACCTG AGCGTGGAGCACCGTGTGCTGTCCCGGGATCCCTCTGCTGAGCTGGAGGTGAAGCAGCTGGACTCAGGCATGTCCTCACCCAACACCACCGTGTCGGTCCAGCCGCTGAACTTTGACCTCAGCTCACCGGCCAGCACCCTCTCCAACTACGACTCCTGTTCCTCCAGCCACTCCAGCATCAAAGGCCAGTGCCCTCCTCGCA ggCTTTCCAGCGCCAGAGCTGCAGACATACAGAGCTACATGGACATGCTGAACCCGGAGCTGGGTCTGCCTCGGGGCACGACTGGCAAACCcacacccccaccacccccacccagcttccccccaccacccccgcCCCCAGGCACCCaactacccccacccccacctggctACCCCGCTCCCAAGCCTCctgtgggaccacaggcagctGACATCTACATGCAGACCAAGATCAAACTCCGCCACGTGGAGACAGAGGCCCTCAAGAAGGAG CCGAGCTCCTGCGACGGCCACGACGGGCTGCGGAGGCAGGACTCCGGCCGCAAGCCCCGCGCCTTCAGCAAGCAGCCCAGCACGGGGGACTACTACCGGCAGCTGGGCCGCGGCCCCGGGGAGACGCTGGCCGCACGCCCGGGCATGGCGCACAGCGAAGAGGTGCGTGCCCGCCAGCCCGCGCCCGTCGGCTGCCGGCGCCCGGGCCCTGCAGCCCGCGGCTCACTCGAAGGCCCCTCCGCTCCCCCGCAGGCGGCGTTGCTCCCCGGGAACCACGTTCCTAATGGCTGCGCCGCGGACCCTAAGGCGTCCAGGGAGCTaccgccgccgcccccgccgccgccgccgcccctgcCCGAGGCCGCGAGTTCACTGCCGCCCGCCCCACCTCTGCCCCTCGAGGGCGCTGGCCCTGGCTGCGGGCAGCGCCGCTCCTCCTCGTCCACCGGCA AAGTGAGAGTCCTGAGACACAGGAAGA GCACCAAGTCTTTCAACATGATGTCCCCGACGGGCGACAACTCGGAGCTACTCGCTGAGATTAAGGCAGGCAAGAGCCTGAAGCCGACACCGCAGAGCAAGGGGCTGACCACAGTGTTCTCAGGCAGCGGGCAGCCGGCCTCCCAG CCCGACTCAACGCTGCCGCCTGTGTCACCTACACCGTCACCAGCCCGGAGCCCCACACCGCCAGCTGCAGGTTTTCAGCCGCTGCTCAATGGAAGCTTGGTTCCGGTGCCACCTGCTACCCCTGCGCCCGGTGTGCAGCTGGACGTGGAGGCGCTCATCCCTACCCACGATGAGCAGGGCCGGCCCATCCCCGAGTGGAAGCGCCAGGTGATGGTGCGCAAGCTGCAGCTGAAgatgcaggaggaagaggagcagaggCGGAAG gaggaggaggaggaggcccggCTGGCCAGCATGCCCGCCTGGAGGCGGGACCTCCTGCGGAAGAAGCTGGAAGAGGAGAG gGAGCAGAAACG gaAAGAAGAGGAGCGACAGAAGCAGGAGGAGATGCAGCGGGAGAAGGAGCAGTCAGAGAAGTTGCGGACGC
- the ESPN gene encoding espin isoform X10 encodes MALEQALQAARQGELDVLRSLHAAGLLGPSLRDPLDALPVHHAARAGKLHCLRFLVEEAALPAAARARNGATPAHDAAATGHLACLQWLLSQGGCRVQDKDNSGATVLHLAARFGHPEVVNWLLHHGGGDPTAATDMGALPIHYAAAKGDFPSLRLLIGHYPEGVNAQTKNGATPLYLACQEGHLEVTQYLVQECGADPHARAHDGMTPLHAAAQMGHSPVIVWLVSCTDVSLSEQDKDGATAMHFAASRGHTKVLSWLLLHGGEISADLWGGTPLHDAAENGELECCQILVVNGAELDVRDRDGYTAADLSDFNGHSHCTRYLRTVENLSVEHRVLSRDPSAELEVKQLDSGMSSPNTTVSVQPLNFDLSSPASTLSNYDSCSSSHSSIKGQCPPRRLSSARAADIQSYMDMLNPELGLPRGTTGKPTPPPPPPSFPPPPPPPGTQLPPPPPGYPAPKPPVGPQAADIYMQTKIKLRHVETEALKKEPSSCDGHDGLRRQDSGRKPRAFSKQPSTGDYYRQLGRGPGETLAARPGMAHSEEVRARQPAPVGCRRPGPAARGSLEGPSAPPQAALLPGNHVPNGCAADPKASRELPPPPPPPPPPLPEAASSLPPAPPLPLEGAGPGCGQRRSSSSTGKVRVLRHRKSTKSFNMMSPTGDNSELLAEIKAGKSLKPTPQSKGLTTVFSGSGQPASQVGRPGRSLRPGSPGPRPLGAQPHRFSLQPDSTLPPVSPTPSPARSPTPPAAGFQPLLNGSLVPVPPATPAPGVQLDVEALIPTHDEQGRPIPEWKRQVMVRKLQLKMQEEEEQRRKEEEEEARLASMPAWRRDLLRKKLEEEREQKRKEEERQKQEEMQREKEQSEKLRTLGYDESKLAPWQRQVILKKGDIAKY; translated from the exons ATGGCCCTGGAGCAGGCGCTGCAGGCGGCGCGGCAGGGCGAGCTGGACGTGCTGAGGTCGCTACACGCCGCCGGCCTGCTGGGGCCCTCGCTGCGGGACCCGCTGGACGCGCTGCCCGTGCATCACGCGGCCCGCGCCGGGAAGCTGCACTGTCTGCGCTTCCTGGTGGAGGAGGCCGCCCTCCCCGCCGCGGCCCGCGCCCGCAACGGCGCCACACCGGCCCACGACGCCGCCGCCACCGGCCACCTCGCCTGCCTGCAGTGGCTGCTGTCTCAGGGAGGCTGCAGAGTGCAG GACAAAGACAATTCTGGCGCCACAGTCTTGCATCTGGCTGCCCGCTTTGGCCACCCCGAGGTGGTGAACTGGCTGCTGCATCATGGCGGTGGGGACCCCACCGCAGCCACAGACATGGGCGCCCTGCCTATCCACTACGCTGCCGCCAAAGGAGACTTCCCCTCCCTGAGGCTTCTCATCGGGCACTACCCTGA AGGAGTGAATGCCCAAACCAAGAACGGTGCCACGCCCCTGTACCTGGCGTGCCAGGAGGGCCACCTGGAGGTGACGCAGTACCTGGTGCAGGAGTGCGGCGCGGACCCGCACGCGCGCGCCCACGATGGCATGACCCCGCTGCATGCCGCGGCGCAGATGGGCCACAGCCCGGTCATCGTGTGGCTG GTGAGCTGCACCGACGTGAGCCTGTCAGAGCAGGACAAAGACGGCGCCACCGCCATGCACTTCGCGGCGAGCCGCGGTCACACCAAGGTGCTCAGCTGGCTACTGCTGCACGGCGGGGAGATCTCGGCCGACCTTTGGGGCGGGACCCCTCTGCACGACGCCGCTGAGAACGGGGAGCTGGAG TGCTGCCAGATCCTGGTAGTGAACGGCGCGGAGCTGGACGTCCGCGACCGCGACGGGTACACGGCCGCCGACCTGTCGGACTTCAACGGCCACAGCCACTGCACCCGCTACCTGCGCACGGTGGAGAACCTG AGCGTGGAGCACCGTGTGCTGTCCCGGGATCCCTCTGCTGAGCTGGAGGTGAAGCAGCTGGACTCAGGCATGTCCTCACCCAACACCACCGTGTCGGTCCAGCCGCTGAACTTTGACCTCAGCTCACCGGCCAGCACCCTCTCCAACTACGACTCCTGTTCCTCCAGCCACTCCAGCATCAAAGGCCAGTGCCCTCCTCGCA ggCTTTCCAGCGCCAGAGCTGCAGACATACAGAGCTACATGGACATGCTGAACCCGGAGCTGGGTCTGCCTCGGGGCACGACTGGCAAACCcacacccccaccacccccacccagcttccccccaccacccccgcCCCCAGGCACCCaactacccccacccccacctggctACCCCGCTCCCAAGCCTCctgtgggaccacaggcagctGACATCTACATGCAGACCAAGATCAAACTCCGCCACGTGGAGACAGAGGCCCTCAAGAAGGAG CCGAGCTCCTGCGACGGCCACGACGGGCTGCGGAGGCAGGACTCCGGCCGCAAGCCCCGCGCCTTCAGCAAGCAGCCCAGCACGGGGGACTACTACCGGCAGCTGGGCCGCGGCCCCGGGGAGACGCTGGCCGCACGCCCGGGCATGGCGCACAGCGAAGAGGTGCGTGCCCGCCAGCCCGCGCCCGTCGGCTGCCGGCGCCCGGGCCCTGCAGCCCGCGGCTCACTCGAAGGCCCCTCCGCTCCCCCGCAGGCGGCGTTGCTCCCCGGGAACCACGTTCCTAATGGCTGCGCCGCGGACCCTAAGGCGTCCAGGGAGCTaccgccgccgcccccgccgccgccgccgcccctgcCCGAGGCCGCGAGTTCACTGCCGCCCGCCCCACCTCTGCCCCTCGAGGGCGCTGGCCCTGGCTGCGGGCAGCGCCGCTCCTCCTCGTCCACCGGCA AAGTGAGAGTCCTGAGACACAGGAAGA GCACCAAGTCTTTCAACATGATGTCCCCGACGGGCGACAACTCGGAGCTACTCGCTGAGATTAAGGCAGGCAAGAGCCTGAAGCCGACACCGCAGAGCAAGGGGCTGACCACAGTGTTCTCAGGCAGCGGGCAGCCGGCCTCCCAGGTAGGCAGGCCCGGCAGGAGCCTGCGACCCGGGTCCCCTGGCCCCAGGCCACTGGGCGCTCAGCCCCACCGCTTCTCCCTGCAGCCCGACTCAACGCTGCCGCCTGTGTCACCTACACCGTCACCAGCCCGGAGCCCCACACCGCCAGCTGCAGGTTTTCAGCCGCTGCTCAATGGAAGCTTGGTTCCGGTGCCACCTGCTACCCCTGCGCCCGGTGTGCAGCTGGACGTGGAGGCGCTCATCCCTACCCACGATGAGCAGGGCCGGCCCATCCCCGAGTGGAAGCGCCAGGTGATGGTGCGCAAGCTGCAGCTGAAgatgcaggaggaagaggagcagaggCGGAAG gaggaggaggaggaggcccggCTGGCCAGCATGCCCGCCTGGAGGCGGGACCTCCTGCGGAAGAAGCTGGAAGAGGAGAG gGAGCAGAAACG gaAAGAAGAGGAGCGACAGAAGCAGGAGGAGATGCAGCGGGAGAAGGAGCAGTCAGAGAAGTTGCGGACGC
- the ESPN gene encoding espin isoform X12: MALEQALQAARQGELDVLRSLHAAGLLGPSLRDPLDALPVHHAARAGKLHCLRFLVEEAALPAAARARNGATPAHDAAATGHLACLQWLLSQGGCRVQDKDNSGATVLHLAARFGHPEVVNWLLHHGGGDPTAATDMGALPIHYAAAKGDFPSLRLLIGHYPEGVNAQTKNGATPLYLACQEGHLEVTQYLVQECGADPHARAHDGMTPLHAAAQMGHSPVIVWLVSCTDVSLSEQDKDGATAMHFAASRGHTKVLSWLLLHGGEISADLWGGTPLHDAAENGELECCQILVVNGAELDVRDRDGYTAADLSDFNGHSHCTRYLRTVENLSVEHRVLSRDPSAELEVKQLDSGMSSPNTTVSVQPLNFDLSSPASTLSNYDSCSSSHSSIKGQCPPRRLSSARAADIQSYMDMLNPELGLPRGTTGKPTPPPPPPSFPPPPPPPGTQLPPPPPGYPAPKPPVGPQAADIYMQTKIKLRHVETEALKKEPSSCDGHDGLRRQDSGRKPRAFSKQPSTGDYYRQLGRGPGETLAARPGMAHSEEVRARQPAPVGCRRPGPAARGSLEGPSAPPQAALLPGNHVPNGCAADPKASRELPPPPPPPPPPLPEAASSLPPAPPLPLEGAGPGCGQRRSSSSTGSTKSFNMMSPTGDNSELLAEIKAGKSLKPTPQSKGLTTVFSGSGQPASQPDSTLPPVSPTPSPARSPTPPAAGFQPLLNGSLVPVPPATPAPGVQLDVEALIPTHDEQGRPIPEWKRQVMVRKLQLKMQEEEEQRRKEEEEEARLASMPAWRRDLLRKKLEEEREQKRKEEERQKQEEMQREKEQSEKLRTLGYDESKLAPWQRQVILKKGDIAKY; encoded by the exons ATGGCCCTGGAGCAGGCGCTGCAGGCGGCGCGGCAGGGCGAGCTGGACGTGCTGAGGTCGCTACACGCCGCCGGCCTGCTGGGGCCCTCGCTGCGGGACCCGCTGGACGCGCTGCCCGTGCATCACGCGGCCCGCGCCGGGAAGCTGCACTGTCTGCGCTTCCTGGTGGAGGAGGCCGCCCTCCCCGCCGCGGCCCGCGCCCGCAACGGCGCCACACCGGCCCACGACGCCGCCGCCACCGGCCACCTCGCCTGCCTGCAGTGGCTGCTGTCTCAGGGAGGCTGCAGAGTGCAG GACAAAGACAATTCTGGCGCCACAGTCTTGCATCTGGCTGCCCGCTTTGGCCACCCCGAGGTGGTGAACTGGCTGCTGCATCATGGCGGTGGGGACCCCACCGCAGCCACAGACATGGGCGCCCTGCCTATCCACTACGCTGCCGCCAAAGGAGACTTCCCCTCCCTGAGGCTTCTCATCGGGCACTACCCTGA AGGAGTGAATGCCCAAACCAAGAACGGTGCCACGCCCCTGTACCTGGCGTGCCAGGAGGGCCACCTGGAGGTGACGCAGTACCTGGTGCAGGAGTGCGGCGCGGACCCGCACGCGCGCGCCCACGATGGCATGACCCCGCTGCATGCCGCGGCGCAGATGGGCCACAGCCCGGTCATCGTGTGGCTG GTGAGCTGCACCGACGTGAGCCTGTCAGAGCAGGACAAAGACGGCGCCACCGCCATGCACTTCGCGGCGAGCCGCGGTCACACCAAGGTGCTCAGCTGGCTACTGCTGCACGGCGGGGAGATCTCGGCCGACCTTTGGGGCGGGACCCCTCTGCACGACGCCGCTGAGAACGGGGAGCTGGAG TGCTGCCAGATCCTGGTAGTGAACGGCGCGGAGCTGGACGTCCGCGACCGCGACGGGTACACGGCCGCCGACCTGTCGGACTTCAACGGCCACAGCCACTGCACCCGCTACCTGCGCACGGTGGAGAACCTG AGCGTGGAGCACCGTGTGCTGTCCCGGGATCCCTCTGCTGAGCTGGAGGTGAAGCAGCTGGACTCAGGCATGTCCTCACCCAACACCACCGTGTCGGTCCAGCCGCTGAACTTTGACCTCAGCTCACCGGCCAGCACCCTCTCCAACTACGACTCCTGTTCCTCCAGCCACTCCAGCATCAAAGGCCAGTGCCCTCCTCGCA ggCTTTCCAGCGCCAGAGCTGCAGACATACAGAGCTACATGGACATGCTGAACCCGGAGCTGGGTCTGCCTCGGGGCACGACTGGCAAACCcacacccccaccacccccacccagcttccccccaccacccccgcCCCCAGGCACCCaactacccccacccccacctggctACCCCGCTCCCAAGCCTCctgtgggaccacaggcagctGACATCTACATGCAGACCAAGATCAAACTCCGCCACGTGGAGACAGAGGCCCTCAAGAAGGAG CCGAGCTCCTGCGACGGCCACGACGGGCTGCGGAGGCAGGACTCCGGCCGCAAGCCCCGCGCCTTCAGCAAGCAGCCCAGCACGGGGGACTACTACCGGCAGCTGGGCCGCGGCCCCGGGGAGACGCTGGCCGCACGCCCGGGCATGGCGCACAGCGAAGAGGTGCGTGCCCGCCAGCCCGCGCCCGTCGGCTGCCGGCGCCCGGGCCCTGCAGCCCGCGGCTCACTCGAAGGCCCCTCCGCTCCCCCGCAGGCGGCGTTGCTCCCCGGGAACCACGTTCCTAATGGCTGCGCCGCGGACCCTAAGGCGTCCAGGGAGCTaccgccgccgcccccgccgccgccgccgcccctgcCCGAGGCCGCGAGTTCACTGCCGCCCGCCCCACCTCTGCCCCTCGAGGGCGCTGGCCCTGGCTGCGGGCAGCGCCGCTCCTCCTCGTCCACCGGCA GCACCAAGTCTTTCAACATGATGTCCCCGACGGGCGACAACTCGGAGCTACTCGCTGAGATTAAGGCAGGCAAGAGCCTGAAGCCGACACCGCAGAGCAAGGGGCTGACCACAGTGTTCTCAGGCAGCGGGCAGCCGGCCTCCCAG CCCGACTCAACGCTGCCGCCTGTGTCACCTACACCGTCACCAGCCCGGAGCCCCACACCGCCAGCTGCAGGTTTTCAGCCGCTGCTCAATGGAAGCTTGGTTCCGGTGCCACCTGCTACCCCTGCGCCCGGTGTGCAGCTGGACGTGGAGGCGCTCATCCCTACCCACGATGAGCAGGGCCGGCCCATCCCCGAGTGGAAGCGCCAGGTGATGGTGCGCAAGCTGCAGCTGAAgatgcaggaggaagaggagcagaggCGGAAG gaggaggaggaggaggcccggCTGGCCAGCATGCCCGCCTGGAGGCGGGACCTCCTGCGGAAGAAGCTGGAAGAGGAGAG gGAGCAGAAACG gaAAGAAGAGGAGCGACAGAAGCAGGAGGAGATGCAGCGGGAGAAGGAGCAGTCAGAGAAGTTGCGGACGC
- the ESPN gene encoding espin isoform X13 translates to MALEQALQAARQGELDVLRSLHAAGLLGPSLRDPLDALPVHHAARAGKLHCLRFLVEEAALPAAARARNGATPAHDAAATGHLACLQWLLSQGGCRVQDKDNSGATVLHLAARFGHPEVVNWLLHHGGGDPTAATDMGALPIHYAAAKGDFPSLRLLIGHYPEGVNAQTKNGATPLYLACQEGHLEVTQYLVQECGADPHARAHDGMTPLHAAAQMGHSPVIVWLVSCTDVSLSEQDKDGATAMHFAASRGHTKVLSWLLLHGGEISADLWGGTPLHDAAENGELECCQILVVNGAELDVRDRDGYTAADLSDFNGHSHCTRYLRTVENLSVEHRVLSRDPSAELEVKQLDSGMSSPNTTVSVQPLNFDLSSPASTLSNYDSCSSSHSSIKGQCPPRRLSSARAADIQSYMDMLNPELGLPRGTTGKPTPPPPPPSFPPPPPPPGTQLPPPPPGYPAPKPPVGPQAADIYMQTKIKLRHVETEALKKEPSSCDGHDGLRRQDSGRKPRAFSKQPSTGDYYRQLGRGPGETLAARPGMAHSEEAALLPGNHVPNGCAADPKASRELPPPPPPPPPPLPEAASSLPPAPPLPLEGAGPGCGQRRSSSSTGKVRVLRHRKSTKSFNMMSPTGDNSELLAEIKAGKSLKPTPQSKGLTTVFSGSGQPASQPDSTLPPVSPTPSPARSPTPPAAGFQPLLNGSLVPVPPATPAPGVQLDVEALIPTHDEQGRPIPEWKRQVMVRKLQLKMQEEEEQRRKEEEEEARLASMPAWRRDLLRKKLEEEREQKRKEEERQKQEEMQREKEQSEKLRTLGYDESKLAPWQRQVILKKGDIAKY, encoded by the exons ATGGCCCTGGAGCAGGCGCTGCAGGCGGCGCGGCAGGGCGAGCTGGACGTGCTGAGGTCGCTACACGCCGCCGGCCTGCTGGGGCCCTCGCTGCGGGACCCGCTGGACGCGCTGCCCGTGCATCACGCGGCCCGCGCCGGGAAGCTGCACTGTCTGCGCTTCCTGGTGGAGGAGGCCGCCCTCCCCGCCGCGGCCCGCGCCCGCAACGGCGCCACACCGGCCCACGACGCCGCCGCCACCGGCCACCTCGCCTGCCTGCAGTGGCTGCTGTCTCAGGGAGGCTGCAGAGTGCAG GACAAAGACAATTCTGGCGCCACAGTCTTGCATCTGGCTGCCCGCTTTGGCCACCCCGAGGTGGTGAACTGGCTGCTGCATCATGGCGGTGGGGACCCCACCGCAGCCACAGACATGGGCGCCCTGCCTATCCACTACGCTGCCGCCAAAGGAGACTTCCCCTCCCTGAGGCTTCTCATCGGGCACTACCCTGA AGGAGTGAATGCCCAAACCAAGAACGGTGCCACGCCCCTGTACCTGGCGTGCCAGGAGGGCCACCTGGAGGTGACGCAGTACCTGGTGCAGGAGTGCGGCGCGGACCCGCACGCGCGCGCCCACGATGGCATGACCCCGCTGCATGCCGCGGCGCAGATGGGCCACAGCCCGGTCATCGTGTGGCTG GTGAGCTGCACCGACGTGAGCCTGTCAGAGCAGGACAAAGACGGCGCCACCGCCATGCACTTCGCGGCGAGCCGCGGTCACACCAAGGTGCTCAGCTGGCTACTGCTGCACGGCGGGGAGATCTCGGCCGACCTTTGGGGCGGGACCCCTCTGCACGACGCCGCTGAGAACGGGGAGCTGGAG TGCTGCCAGATCCTGGTAGTGAACGGCGCGGAGCTGGACGTCCGCGACCGCGACGGGTACACGGCCGCCGACCTGTCGGACTTCAACGGCCACAGCCACTGCACCCGCTACCTGCGCACGGTGGAGAACCTG AGCGTGGAGCACCGTGTGCTGTCCCGGGATCCCTCTGCTGAGCTGGAGGTGAAGCAGCTGGACTCAGGCATGTCCTCACCCAACACCACCGTGTCGGTCCAGCCGCTGAACTTTGACCTCAGCTCACCGGCCAGCACCCTCTCCAACTACGACTCCTGTTCCTCCAGCCACTCCAGCATCAAAGGCCAGTGCCCTCCTCGCA ggCTTTCCAGCGCCAGAGCTGCAGACATACAGAGCTACATGGACATGCTGAACCCGGAGCTGGGTCTGCCTCGGGGCACGACTGGCAAACCcacacccccaccacccccacccagcttccccccaccacccccgcCCCCAGGCACCCaactacccccacccccacctggctACCCCGCTCCCAAGCCTCctgtgggaccacaggcagctGACATCTACATGCAGACCAAGATCAAACTCCGCCACGTGGAGACAGAGGCCCTCAAGAAGGAG CCGAGCTCCTGCGACGGCCACGACGGGCTGCGGAGGCAGGACTCCGGCCGCAAGCCCCGCGCCTTCAGCAAGCAGCCCAGCACGGGGGACTACTACCGGCAGCTGGGCCGCGGCCCCGGGGAGACGCTGGCCGCACGCCCGGGCATGGCGCACAGCGAAGAG GCGGCGTTGCTCCCCGGGAACCACGTTCCTAATGGCTGCGCCGCGGACCCTAAGGCGTCCAGGGAGCTaccgccgccgcccccgccgccgccgccgcccctgcCCGAGGCCGCGAGTTCACTGCCGCCCGCCCCACCTCTGCCCCTCGAGGGCGCTGGCCCTGGCTGCGGGCAGCGCCGCTCCTCCTCGTCCACCGGCA AAGTGAGAGTCCTGAGACACAGGAAGA GCACCAAGTCTTTCAACATGATGTCCCCGACGGGCGACAACTCGGAGCTACTCGCTGAGATTAAGGCAGGCAAGAGCCTGAAGCCGACACCGCAGAGCAAGGGGCTGACCACAGTGTTCTCAGGCAGCGGGCAGCCGGCCTCCCAG CCCGACTCAACGCTGCCGCCTGTGTCACCTACACCGTCACCAGCCCGGAGCCCCACACCGCCAGCTGCAGGTTTTCAGCCGCTGCTCAATGGAAGCTTGGTTCCGGTGCCACCTGCTACCCCTGCGCCCGGTGTGCAGCTGGACGTGGAGGCGCTCATCCCTACCCACGATGAGCAGGGCCGGCCCATCCCCGAGTGGAAGCGCCAGGTGATGGTGCGCAAGCTGCAGCTGAAgatgcaggaggaagaggagcagaggCGGAAG gaggaggaggaggaggcccggCTGGCCAGCATGCCCGCCTGGAGGCGGGACCTCCTGCGGAAGAAGCTGGAAGAGGAGAG gGAGCAGAAACG gaAAGAAGAGGAGCGACAGAAGCAGGAGGAGATGCAGCGGGAGAAGGAGCAGTCAGAGAAGTTGCGGACGC